The following is a genomic window from Deltaproteobacteria bacterium.
AACTTCTCCTCTCCAGATATTCACGCCCCGGTTGAGCTCGGGGATTTTTTCCACCGCTTCATCCACCCCCATTTCCGCCAGCTTTAAAATGTAAGGAAGGGTTACGTTGGTCAAGCCGGCCGTCGAAGTCTGCGGGACACAGCCGGGGATATTGGTGACACCGTAGTGAATGACACCAAAGACCTCGTACACCGGCCTGACGTGCGTCGTCGGGCGGATGGTTTCCACGCACCCCCCCTGATCGACCGCCACATCGACGATGACCGAACCCTGTTTCATCGTCTTGACCATTTTTTTGCTCACCAGCTTTGGGGCCTGTGCACCGGGAATCAACACCGCGCCGATCAACAGATCGGTCTCCACGATTTTTTCCTCAATGGTCTTTGTCTGCGAGACGAGGGTGGTCACCCTCCCCCGGTAGAGTTCTTCGTAATGGGCCAGTCTTTCCACCGACCGGTCGAGCACATAGACCTTCGCCCCCATCCCCACCGCCACCTGTACCGCCTGCGAACCGACAACCCCGCCGCCGATGACGGTGACGACAGCCGGTTCAACGCCTGCAACCCCTCCCAGCAATTTTCCCTTTCCTCCCTGATCGCG
Proteins encoded in this region:
- the ald gene encoding alanine dehydrogenase — protein: GEGSGFADREYADEGAAMVSSLQQVLRKSDLAVKVKEPTPAEIGFFREGQALFTYLHLAAIPRTAQLLIKKKITAIGYETVQLDDGSLPLLKPMSEVAGRLSVQIGAHYLRRDQGGKGKLLGGVAGVEPAVVTVIGGGVVGSQAVQVAVGMGAKVYVLDRSVERLAHYEELYRGRVTTLVSQTKTIEEKIVETDLLIGAVLIPGAQAPKLVSKKMVKTMKQGSVIVDVAVDQGGCVETIRPTTHVRPVYEVFGVIHYGVTNIPGCVPQTSTAGLTNVTLPYILKLAEMGVDEAVEKIPELNRGVNIWRGEVVHPEVKEALK